TACAAAAATCAGGAATAGGGTAAAACATTTCCTCTTCAGGCTCCGACGTCATAATCTATCCACAAGCCTATCGTTCATCTTCTTTGTACTATCACAGTTTTTCATGTTTGTGACTCTTAAGATCAGATCTAGTTGGTCGCTCAAGGGCCAAAAAGGACAGTCTTGATGTAGGCGACCGTGGTAAAGTTAAGCAACATGGCCACATGCTCATTCCCTTCCAGCTCAAGCATATGGACAGGCTGATTCTGGTGGCCTATCCAACGCTTGCACTGGGTGGCACTAAGCAGGTTGACTGTCCCATCCCCATCTCCAATAATCAGTGTGGGGTCTGTATCAGGAAAGTTGGTATAGAGGAAACCCTCCGCTGTGGGCACTCCACTGCCGTATAGACAGTGTATGGCCACCCCAGGGGGCTCCAGTGCACTGACCAGTGGCGCAGTGTCTTGACGCATCTCCCAGCCGTCTTCGAAATCAATATCCTTGAAGAAGCGCTGGTAGTCCTTTACGGTGTAGTTGGTGGTGGGTGTTTGGATCAGGACCTGGTCAGCGGGCCAGGAATGTGCGTATGGGAACAGCCATGTGGTTGAGACTGCAGAGCGCTGCTGTGAGCGGATTTTTAGTGAACTGATGACTGGAATACGGTTATTATCACCTACAAGGAAAGACCAAATATAAACCACTGCAATAGTTAATATAAAGTACATAGTTGCTAGACATTATGATTGGTATGCAGCCCACAGTAACTCCACTATTGTGTTTGACTCCTATGTAACTTCATGCCGAAAAGCCTACTCAGACTCTTACCAGAAGCCACAACTTTCATGGTTTTGGCCACTCCAGCCCAAGGAGCACCCAGGGACACAAAGGCCTTGATGTAGCGATCCTTCCAGGTCTGGGGCTGATGGTTTAGGAAATACAAGGTATACATGTTCCCCATGCTGTGGGCAATCAGTACAACCGGACCTCCAGCCTTCTCTGCCATCTCTTCAATCATCTGTTGCAGACTCAAAAAGTAGGCCTTGTTCTCATCTGTCAAAATCATATAAAAGCAAGGGGGAAAACTTGCATGAGACTGGTCATTCTAAACTACTGCGATTCCTATAACAATATTTTAAAGCAAACAATTAATACATCTACAAGATCTAAATTGACATTCTGTTTCTCTTTTAAAATGTTGATCATAATGCCaatgactaccgtaatttccagactattaagcgcacctgaatataagccgcacccactgaattaaaaaaatatatatattttgaacataaataagacgcacatgtctataagccgcaggtgcctaccggtacattgaaacaaattaactttacacaggctttaacgaaacacggcttgtaacaaaaaataaaaaattagcagtaagctttagttgtctttttgcactgagtcaattcctcacgctgctgtttccaacgttttatcatcgactcattaagaccaagctcccgtgcagcagctctatttccttttccaacagccagatcaatcgccttcaacttgaaaactgctcatatgcatttctccgcgtctttgccatgatgagggtgacaaaatgactaccgtaatcagaatgatgggaagtttgagagcgctcgatttaatctaaacagtaaacaaaaaagttgtttgaccttaacccgttcggcaatttcattggtctaatgaaagcttcatgccgccaaaaaactgagcacgtcacagaatgtgtttttttggaaaaagaaattgaaagcgggaaaaatccatatattagccgcgtcattgtttaagccgcgaggttcaaagcctgggaaaaaagttgtggcttatagtccggaatttacggtagataCAAAGTAATACAACTTACAGGCTAAAATCTACCCAACAACACTATAAAGGTTGGTGGCAATAACACATAGCTAGCTCTTAACACAAGGAAATGCAATTCATCCAAAGACCTGTTGCCAACAAGCTCGGTTCATCAGACCGCAAATGTAACAGAATGCAATGGACTGTAAGGGGTGTAGGCTACTTACTTGGAGCCTTGCGCCAGTCATACGGAGCCCCTCGAACATCGTCATCTCTTGTATATCCCCATTCTACCAGCGACTGCACTATGGTGACGAAATACATACCTGCAATACACACAATAGTAGCTTAGTCAAACCCACACACAAGCAAAGACTGAGATACTAACACTATTAGATAGACCGTTGAATAAATACTTTAGGCACGCTACTATGATGGGCCCACTCACCAACGTCACGCTTGCTGGGGTCAAGGTATTCCAGAGAAAAGGTCTGTCCAAAGCCAGGCACCCTGACATCTACCCCCGGAGGAGCTTCTGTCTGCCTTGTTGTGCGGTTGTAAATCAGTCTAATACACAGATAGATGCCAGAATATTAGAAAAGTTCATTACAGTATACATTCTAAGTATTATGAAGATGACATGGGATAGAACTGGAAACTTCACTTCACTTAATTCATGAGTTGTTCCTGAAATAAACCCACAGCACACTGACATGTGGTTATTTTGGTTAGAGACCCCACAAGCAACACCTGTTTCAATTCATTTCAGTATAGAGGGCTGCACCTGCGGGTCCCTACAGAGATCATTGTGGAACGGTCTGCATTTTTCATGCTGTGGTTGGGAGCGGGCGGTCAGACAGaattaaaatattttttgttgtcccACAGATTATTTGGAAATGGACATCTTTCTGCTTTGTATGCATTAGCCACGCTCAGAATTCACAAGTTAAgtagcctacctctcctctactagTTGGGCGTGCGAGATCAAGTGCGcctagtatacagtgcattcagaaagtattcagaccccttgactttttccacattttgttatgttactgccttattctaaaatggattaaataaatacattctgcaatctacaaacaataccccataatgacaaagcgaaaacagggctAGATATTTTTGCTCATTCATTACAAATAACATAACTtaatgacataagtattcagaccctttgccatgagactcaaaattgagctcaggtgcatcctgtttccattgatgatccttgaggtgtttctacaacttgattggagtccacctgtggcaaattcaattaataggacatgatttggaaaggcacacacctgtctatataaggtcccacagttgacagtgcatgtcagagcaaaaaccaagccgtgaagTCAAAGGAAATCAGGaaaagagctccgagacaggattttgtcgaggcacagatccggGGAATGTaccaacatttttttgggggggggttcagagactagtcaggattgaggcaaagatgaacggcgcataGTACcgcaagatccttgatgaaaacctgctccagagcgctcaggacctcagattgaagggtcaccttccaacaggacaacgcaggagtggctttgggacaagtctcaatgttcttcagtggcccagccagagcctgtacttgaacccgattgaacatggagagacctgaaatcgctgtacagcaacactccccatccaacctgacagagcttgagaggatctgcagaggaatgagagaaactccaaatacaggtgtgccgacaatattttttttttttaaataataaggctgtaacgtaacaaaatgggaaaagtcaagggatctgaatacttttcaaatgcactgtatgtgtggtcTCAATGAAATCGAATAGGCTGCCTATGCATGTACAGAATCACGTTCGTCATCTTTCCGAGTAAATGTAATATGATTAGACTAGCGTCTAAAATGTTGATTATGGAAAGTGGAGGGTGCTCAACCAAAGTGAGTCGAGGTGCAATCAAAATTTGATAATTGAAAAAAGGCACAACCATGGTAAGCGAGCATTGCGCCTtgtcattttcaataaatattgaTTACCCATTTATGTCTGCAAATCGTCCTTGTAAACAATCAGGTCTCAAAGCATTTTGTATTCTGTATGTAAACCCGAGACTCCATTTAGgatgttacatttcgtatggtatgtattcatttgtatgTCCAACCATTTCGTATTTGCTAAACGCACTATACAGTGTTACGAAATTGAAAAAGTACTGTTACTAATTTGcaaaatatgttacaaattctagctaggtggttaACGTTAGCTCAGGGTTTAGTAGTTTAAacggttaggggaagggttagctaaggttAGCTAAGTAGTTAGTTTCTAATGAGCTAATGTTGggttttatttcacttattagatgtgatgcattaccttttacagtagatgtaggcctaagtatgaacggactgtaatgcactaagaggtttatattgtattaacatagattgagcaacatataatagacatgactaactggagggttgctggctagtaggagtgtaggctgagtagactcttgacacacacacacacacacaatgcctggttgtggggccgctcaaggacaggtgtacaggaggggctggtagaatggaagcagaaactgtcctaactagcataaaaacaggcactgtccttgggtgtctgactctcgggtacacacatgaagataagctagaagaccactatgcttggcaacaaagatgcgtctagaggctgggaccagccggcacgccaacgataggatgagtaagtttaaaccacgctcatcctccctctgacaggccagcagtgagctagaactatctctgtcagagtatttaatgaagaACTTGTGATGTCATTTTCAGttctgtttgccctgcgaggtgttacagtgaacccgtatatacgaagattgcatttaccatttattctgcttgactaattctattaataaacagctgaaaatatattcaGTAGCCTAGTGTTACATTTTGTTCTGATAGCAGAATTGAATTGACGCAGCCCTAACACTAAAATGTCTGACGAGATTTGAACTCGCAACTGGTTGTGCACTACGCCTTCTATTAAATACACTATGCTCAAAGACAGAGTAATTGTTGAAAACACTGATTACAAAAGGGATTCAAATGTCAATTTGTACAATAGTCAGAAGATAACCTAGGCTACAGAAACAGTTCTAGCACATCGCTACTCAACCAGCTCCTTAGTAGTATTAAACTAGAATATTATTAAGTTGCCAGTAGTAGAGATGGTATCAGTAGCCTTCTACCGAGCTCATATTAACCAAATACCCAACACCCTGCTTTTCCTCCTCACATAGCACTAAGTGCTAACCTTATGTTATCGATCCAGCAGTCGATGGCCACCGGCACCAGCAGTTCCAGGTTGAGCCATAATGTGAAATAGACATCAGTCTTCTTGTAGCAGATGTAGTGAACCACGCTGGGCTTGTCCAGCTTGGCCTCCAACTGATTCCCTAGGTCTCCAGGAACTGTGGGACAATACAATAGGTTGAGGATGGCCAATCAGACTGACCAAAGGCAGAACACTATCAATTTAGTGTGATAGCAATGAGTTAACATTAACATATGACAACTCAGTTTCTGGGATCTTTAGAATGGCGAGATTAGTGTTTACTCTGGCCAGACTTAGATTTCAACATGTGAGGTAGTGTCTATATACAACCTTTAGTGACCGAGGCAACCACAAGTTAGAAGTCTAACCCGAAAGGAGACCCTAGGGCAAACTAAACTGATTGCCATCACTGCCATGTATGGCGACAAACAAATAGCCTACTGCTAGGGTTGTAACTTGCCAAATAGAAGATAAGGCAGTGAAATACCCTTTGTTGGAACACAGAACAGACTACTAATGTCTTGGCTTGCAATATGTATTTTTATTCTCAAGGTGTATTAAAAAGCTGtgaaaataaaggtgaaataagacAAACAGCATTAGGGAATTTACAAGTTGGTTAAATAGTAAGATGCATTGCAGCGCGTGGGGAAACATGTTGGCAAACAGCGTCGGTCACATTTTGTTCCATTTGCCAGTCATATGACCGTCATATGACCACCAGTCGCTCGAGCATAGCGTGCCTGAATCTCTGCTCATGAGTAAACAATCCGACAGCTAACTGCATTGTAAAGTTGGAGTAATAAATGTAATGTGCACAGGGATAGATTATTGACCAACAAAAGTTAACGACGGTATGTATATTAGCTAGTTTTACCCGCTCTCTAATCAAGGAAATAAACAACGCCTTGCTGTTCATTGAGGGACATCGCAAAACAAATCTGATGCTGCGTAACAGGTCAATAGTTTATGCTAACTAGCCTAACGTTAACTGTCTGACGTTAGCCAAGAAGCTGGCGAGGCAATCTGTTACAGTATTGACTATTTAAAAATAGCAGCGCtatctagttaacgttagctacaaCAATTGGCACTTACTTAGGACTACGGGAGGTCTTTCCGATCGACATGACTTGTCCGTGAGACAATTCTCCAATGTTCTGCCGTTGATGTATGGtgccaaaaacaacaaacacagcTGAAAGAGCGCTGGGATAGTCAAACCACAGGATACCATTTCTCCCATTCATAACGCTGTTTCCCCTGATGAGGAAATGTGGGTGTTTATCAACACGAAGAAATCCCTTTGCAGACACACATTTCATAACATGAAAACAAAACTGCGCAGAATTTGAAAGCAGGGGTGCAACAGATCATTTATCAATCTATTGACCTTCTATGGTATTATGACGGTCCGCAAACAACACTAaatgtgcatgccgcca
The Salmo salar chromosome ssa16, Ssal_v3.1, whole genome shotgun sequence DNA segment above includes these coding regions:
- the LOC106573641 gene encoding phospholipase A2 group XV, which codes for MGEMVSCGLTIPALFQLCLLFLAPYINGRTLENCLTDKSCRSERPPVVLIPGDLGNQLEAKLDKPSVVHYICYKKTDVYFTLWLNLELLVPVAIDCWIDNIRLIYNRTTRQTEAPPGVDVRVPGFGQTFSLEYLDPSKRDVGMYFVTIVQSLVEWGYTRDDDVRGAPYDWRKAPNENKAYFLSLQQMIEEMAEKAGGPVVLIAHSMGNMYTLYFLNHQPQTWKDRYIKAFVSLGAPWAGVAKTMKVVASGDNNRIPVISSLKIRSQQRSAVSTTWLFPYAHSWPADQVLIQTPTTNYTVKDYQRFFKDIDFEDGWEMRQDTAPLVSALEPPGVAIHCLYGSGVPTAEGFLYTNFPDTDPTLIIGDGDGTVNLLSATQCKRWIGHQNQPVHMLELEGNEHVAMLLNFTTVAYIKTVLFGP